A region of the Candidatus Korarchaeum sp. genome:
TCTTGAGGAAGGGGGAGAGAGTGGGCACTTACGAAACCCCCTCGGTGAGCGAGGAGGAGCTAGCCATTATGATGGTCGGCAGGGGCATCGTTCCGGCTAAGAGGAGCGCCTCCTCCCCGGGTGGAGAGGTCATGAGGGTCGAGGACCTATGGGTGAGGGATGACAGAGGGCTCCATGCAGTTAAGGGAGTATCCTTCGAGCTCCATGGGGGCGAGATATTTGGGATAGCTGGTGTCCAGGGGAACGGACAGCTGGAGCTCGCTGAAGCTCTGGCTGGGATGAGGAGGGTGGAGAGGGGAAGGATACTCTTGGATGGTAGGGACATAACTGGCCTACCGGCTGAAGCTAGGTATAGGGAGGGCTTGGCATATATCCCGGATTCCAGGGCAGTGGGCTTGGTCCTAGAGATGAACTTGATGGAGAACTCCATCCTCACTAGCCTGAGGAGCTTCCTGGGGAGGGGAGGCAGGATAATCTGGCCTCTAGCTTCGGGTAGAGCTGGGGAGATAATAGAGAGGTTCAACGTAGTGGGCTCGGTGAGGAGTCAGGTTAAGTACCTGAGTGGCGGTAATCAGCAGAGGCTGCTAGTCGGAAGGGAGATTATAAAAGCTCCTAAAGTCCTGATAGTGAGTGAGCCCACTCAGGGGCTCGATGTGGCCGCTACGGAGTTCATAAGGAGTACCTTACTCAAGTTAAGGGAGGAGGGGAGATCCATAATATTGATATCGAGCGATCTGGATGAGGTATTCGAGTTGTGCGATAGGATAGCCGTTATTTATGAGGGGAAGTTCGTGGGGATTGAGAGGAGCGAGAACCTCACCCTCGAGAGGCTGGGATTGCTGATGGGTGGTGTGAATGCGTAGGATAATACTCGAGGTATCCCTCTCAATAATCCTGAGCTTCTTCATCGGCTATACCATGCTCATTTTAATGGGATACGATGCTAATAGAGTCTTCTCGATAGTCATAAGGGAGGGCCTGAGCAACCCCACTTACTTGATGATAAGGAGCACTCCCCTCATCCTCACAGCACTAGCTTTCTCAATACCCTCTTTAGTCGGTGTCTTCAATATAGGAGGGGAGGGGCAATTCTACCTGGGGGCCCTAGCCTCCCTACTGATAGCATATGTTACGGGGAACCCCCTCCTCTCTATACTCACTGGTATGGCAGCTGGAGGCATCCTCTCAGCCCTAATAGCTTTGATAAAAGTGAAGAGGGGTGTCAACGAGGTGGTGACTTCGATAATGTTCAACTGGATTATCTACTTCTCCCTCCTCTATCTGATATCCACTTACCTCTTCG
Encoded here:
- a CDS encoding ABC transporter ATP-binding protein — translated: PWDSMRNGISMVYQRFSLVPTMSVIENFHLYLSSFQRGIGIEEVKRRAEDVMERLKFRVPLEANVEDLPVGVQQRVEIIKVLLSRPKLIIFDEPTSVLTPIESRELFRILKELREEGIAIIFITHKLREAKEITDRVTILRKGERVGTYETPSVSEEELAIMMVGRGIVPAKRSASSPGGEVMRVEDLWVRDDRGLHAVKGVSFELHGGEIFGIAGVQGNGQLELAEALAGMRRVERGRILLDGRDITGLPAEARYREGLAYIPDSRAVGLVLEMNLMENSILTSLRSFLGRGGRIIWPLASGRAGEIIERFNVVGSVRSQVKYLSGGNQQRLLVGREIIKAPKVLIVSEPTQGLDVAATEFIRSTLLKLREEGRSIILISSDLDEVFELCDRIAVIYEGKFVGIERSENLTLERLGLLMGGVNA